The DNA region aatttgaaaacaaaaacCAATATTCATAATTTCTTTTCATATGAGGGAAAGTGAGTGGGCTTGTTCTGGGCTTCGTGTCCATTCAGTTATACATACAATGATTACATTCCTTTCCTAATAACTTttgaaaatggatttgaaaaattaaatatcacAATCATTTATTTATGTCTTGGATCAGTCACACACCATCTACTTCATTTAATTTAAGAGAAGTAAATATTTaacgaaaaaaaatcaatcaaagCCAGACACAACCACTTAATTAAAACCTGCAACTAACTTAACCAAACCTTATTTTCCAGTGTTTTATGCTCTTTTACTAATATGTTCAACATTGAAATTGCTTTTAAACAATCACAAAACTAAGATTAGGTGTGGAAAAAGgtaaaaacaattaaattgaaataaaatactcctattaaaaaaaatgcaagtCACGTGCAGCGGACGTGCCAAATTCAGTGTAAAATTGATTTGAAAAAGCATTCAAGATTTCTTTGGTGCACTTTTTCATTCCCTCAAATCTCAATTCACTTCTCTCTCCTCTCGCGATCCATAGTGTGCTTCTAGGGTTTGTATATTTCTCAACAATCTAACATTTTTTCAGAAAAAATTGTTCGAATTCGCCGATATGAAGCTCACCGTCAAAACTCTCAAAGGCAGCTACTTTCAAATTAGCGTCCATGCTACCGATACCGTCAGTAACATCTCTTTCTCCCCCTCCCAGCGTCAATAATAATTGCATTTTAGtgttgaatttaatttaaattaaatttcaaatttgtttTTTGGGTCTGCATCTGATTCCACACTTTTAGCTTGAGGACTAGCCGTTGTTCTGTTGTTGAGGTTTTGTCCCTACTTTTTGAAATTATGTTTGACAATGTGGGCTTGTTGATGAGGCTTTCGTGTTTAATTGCCAAAGCAATTCAAAGGAAAATTAGTAGCCATAGATTATGTCAATTGACTTTCTTTGGTTTTTCTAATtaatagaagatgaaattgTTAAAGGGATTTGGTTTTAGAGTATCTTCTAATTTTTTATGTCTAGTGGATCTTTCtgggttttcttttctttagaaaAAAATTATCATCTTGGTGCATTAACTCTCTGAAGTTTTCAACTTTTTTGTGGGACTTTTTTTGCAATTGTGGTGGATGTGTAATGTGTTTTTACTTGTGGTGATATGCATCTGTTATTTCTATTTGATTACCGTGTTCTATTAGTGTTCTGCCTCATTGTTGTGACTGATCAAGATCTGGATACTCCTCTGTTCTAGATAATGGCTGTTAAGAAATGTATCGAAGATGTGCAAGGAAAAGATAATTATCCATGCGGTCAGCAGTTACTGATTTATAATGGGAAAGTGTTGAAAGATGAAAGTACCTTAGCTGATAACAAGGTCTCTGAAGATGGCTTTCTTGTTGTTATGCTAAGCAAGGTAACCACTTGGACCTAGGTTTTATGCTATGGACGGATTGTAATACTGCACTATCCGTGCTGTCTGTGCCGCCAACATATGGTTCTTGAAAAAATGGTGTACGAGCCTCATTGAACaccttgtttcttttttttttcttttttttacagaGCAAAAGCTTGAGCTCAAGTGCGTCAACATCTTCTCAGGTGTTAACATTGGAATGCACGTGTTTCATCATCTGTATGTTATTGTTGGTTATGTTTTGAGACAGTTAACAACTTAATTGTTTCTGCAGCCTGCTTCCACTGCTGCACCATCTAGTAAGCAAGCTGCGCCAGTTAGTAATCCTGCTCCTGCTCCTGCTCCTGTAGCTGAAGCTCAACCATCTGTACCGTGAGTTATAAAACATCAGAATTTGCTACATTAATAATggttatatatacatatttatcatGTTACTTTCATTATGTAGGGATCCTAAGAGCACCGGACCAGATTCTGTGGCCCCGTTAGAAAAGTATGGTACTTTGTGTTTTTTCTACATGCTTGTGTATTTTCTGGATATTTGGTAGCAATGGTTGTATTGTTGTTACAGTAGCCAATCTGGATCATACGAGGAAGCTGCTTCCAGTTTAGTTGCTTCTGATAATCTTGACCACACTATTCAACAAATCATTGATATGGGTGGTGGTAGTTGGGACAAAGAGACAGTGAGACGTGCTCTTCGAGCCGCATACAATAATCCAGAGCGAGCTGTCGATTACTTATATTCAGTATGGCTTGATTTATCTTTATGTTTTACTATTATCTATGGTGACTGGAATTTGTActgaatttttattttcctcTATCAGGGAATCCCTGAGAGCACAGAAGTCGATGTTCCATTGGCTCAGCCTCCAGTAGATTTGATGGATGTAACTGGTCCACCAGCTTTAGGAGGACCAAACTCGTCCCCATTGAATTTGTTTCCTCAGGTTCTTCATCATCCTGAGGCTGCTTcatatttcttgtttttctCGTGTTTCTCACCCTCCATTGAAAACCCTCCAGGAGGCTATTGCTGGTGCTGGATCCCTTGGTTTCCTCAGGAACAACCAGCAGGTGAGtttatttttcaccatttgTCCTTTAAAATCTGTTGACATTCCTGAAATGCTTTTGAGATCCTATTTTCTAACATATTGCCTATCCCTCTTAGTCATCCTAAATGTTTTTGAGCTATGTAACTAAAGTTGCTCTGATTTGATCCAGTTTCAAGCACTGCGTTCACTAGTTCAAGCTAATCCACAAATTCTACAGGTTGCCTTTGTGTGACTTTATATTTATCTGTGTAaatgatttctttttcttagagctaaaattatttcttttacAGCCCATGCTTCAGGAGCTGAGAAAGCAAAACCCTTCACTCTTGAGACTCATACAAGAAAACCATCAGGAGTTCcttcaattaattaatgaaccTGTTGATGGTTCTGAAGGGTGAGTACTAAGATATTGCTATATAAAATAGCATGCGGGATTTGGGTCACGTAAGATTAACGTTAAATGTCTTACTGCTTGACCTGTGCTTCGATCTGTTATCTGTGAAATCTGGTACTATTGTGAGGAGCCTGCAATTAGTATTTTTTACATCATCCTATGGCATCGTGAGTAATGTTCCCTTCTAAACATCACTGTTCCCATCACCTCTCTTTTCCTCTCAAAATCTGCTTGATCTATGCTTTGAGCTATTTGTTCTGCTAAATTTGGTAGTGTTGGGAGGTAGTTGCAGTCATCAGTTTTACTATTTCCTCTGGCATTGTGGATGGAGTTTCATAAGTGTTTCACTTTAGTAATACCCTGGCCTCCTCTTTCACATGCTGATTTCTATTTTGCTGTAAGATTTCCTTGCATATAAAAGTTAATGCATTCTACAATTTCGAACATGATCTCTCGCTGTACCTGTGTGTTTTGATGTGAACATCTCCTTGTACATATCCATGTAGACCTGAGTCTTTAGAATGTTACAGGGATATATTCGATCAAGCTGACCAGGACCAGGACATGCCACACGCTGTCAGTGTCACACCTGCTGAACAGGAGACAATCGAAAGAGTATGAAACATGCCAAATGCCTTGGCTCCTTTATACACTA from Salvia splendens isolate huo1 chromosome 9, SspV2, whole genome shotgun sequence includes:
- the LOC121748769 gene encoding ubiquitin receptor RAD23b-like isoform X1, translating into MKLTVKTLKGSYFQISVHATDTIMAVKKCIEDVQGKDNYPCGQQLLIYNGKVLKDESTLADNKVSEDGFLVVMLSKSKSLSSSASTSSQPASTAAPSSKQAAPVSNPAPAPAPVAEAQPSVPDPKSTGPDSVAPLENSQSGSYEEAASSLVASDNLDHTIQQIIDMGGGSWDKETVRRALRAAYNNPERAVDYLYSGIPESTEVDVPLAQPPVDLMDVTGPPALGGPNSSPLNLFPQEAIAGAGSLGFLRNNQQFQALRSLVQANPQILQPMLQELRKQNPSLLRLIQENHQEFLQLINEPVDGSEGDIFDQADQDQDMPHAVSVTPAEQETIERMEAMGFDRALVIEAFLACDRNEELAVNYLLENAGDFED
- the LOC121748769 gene encoding ubiquitin receptor RAD23b-like isoform X2, coding for MKLTVKTLKGSYFQISVHATDTIMAVKKCIEDVQGKDNYPCGQQLLIYNGKVLKDESTLADNKVSEDGFLVVMLSKSKSLSSSASTSSQPASTAAPSSKQAAPVSNPAPAPAPVAEAQPSVPDPKSTGPDSVAPLENQSGSYEEAASSLVASDNLDHTIQQIIDMGGGSWDKETVRRALRAAYNNPERAVDYLYSGIPESTEVDVPLAQPPVDLMDVTGPPALGGPNSSPLNLFPQEAIAGAGSLGFLRNNQQFQALRSLVQANPQILQPMLQELRKQNPSLLRLIQENHQEFLQLINEPVDGSEGDIFDQADQDQDMPHAVSVTPAEQETIERMEAMGFDRALVIEAFLACDRNEELAVNYLLENAGDFED